Proteins encoded within one genomic window of Acidovorax sp. 107:
- the fumC gene encoding class II fumarate hydratase, protein MAYRTEKDTFGPIDVPAQRLWGAQTQRSLHHFAISGERMAPELIRALAQVKRASAYVNNELGLLDAAKTTAIVAAADEVISGGHLQEFPLVVWQTGSGTQTNMNMNEVLANRASELLGGPRGEARLVHPNDEVNKSQSSNDVFPTAMHLAAVDALMHRLLPALHGLRTTLAAKAEAFDGIVKIGRTHLQDATPLTLGQEISGWVAQLQHGEQHVRAALPHLCELALGGTAVGTGLNAPAGYAQAVAKELADLTGLPLVTAPNKFEALASCDALVHAHGALKTLAASLMKIANDVRWLASGPRSGLGEITIPENEPGSSIMPGKVNPTQCEALTMLCAQVLGNDVAINIGGASGNFELNVFRPMVIHNFLQSVRLLADGMASFNEHCAVGIEPNQARINDLVEQSLMLVTALNPHIGYDKAAFIVKKAHKEGTSLRAAAVASGHVTGEQFDQWVVPGDMVGR, encoded by the coding sequence ATCGCCTACCGTACGGAAAAAGACACCTTCGGCCCCATCGATGTGCCTGCCCAGCGCCTGTGGGGCGCGCAGACCCAGCGCTCGCTGCACCACTTTGCCATCTCGGGCGAACGCATGGCACCCGAGCTGATCCGCGCGCTGGCCCAGGTGAAGCGGGCCAGTGCCTATGTGAACAACGAGCTGGGCCTGCTCGATGCGGCCAAGACCACCGCCATCGTGGCCGCGGCAGACGAGGTGATCAGCGGCGGCCACCTGCAGGAATTTCCGCTGGTGGTGTGGCAGACCGGCTCGGGCACCCAGACCAACATGAACATGAACGAGGTGCTGGCCAACCGCGCGAGCGAGCTGCTGGGTGGCCCGCGCGGCGAGGCGCGGCTGGTGCACCCCAATGACGAGGTGAACAAGAGCCAGTCGAGCAACGACGTGTTCCCCACCGCCATGCACCTGGCGGCGGTGGACGCGCTGATGCACCGCCTGCTGCCCGCACTGCACGGCCTGCGCACCACGCTGGCGGCCAAGGCCGAGGCGTTTGACGGCATCGTGAAGATTGGCCGCACGCATTTGCAGGACGCTACCCCGCTCACGCTGGGCCAGGAGATCTCGGGCTGGGTGGCGCAGTTGCAGCATGGTGAGCAGCATGTGCGTGCCGCGCTGCCGCACCTGTGCGAGCTGGCCCTGGGCGGCACGGCCGTGGGCACGGGGCTCAATGCGCCGGCCGGTTATGCCCAGGCCGTGGCCAAGGAGCTGGCCGACCTGACGGGCCTGCCGCTGGTCACGGCCCCCAACAAGTTCGAGGCCCTGGCCAGCTGCGATGCGCTGGTGCATGCCCATGGCGCGCTCAAGACCCTGGCAGCCAGCCTGATGAAGATCGCCAATGACGTGCGCTGGCTGGCCAGCGGCCCGCGCAGCGGGCTGGGCGAGATCACCATCCCCGAGAATGAGCCGGGCTCGTCCATCATGCCGGGCAAGGTCAACCCCACGCAGTGCGAGGCGCTGACCATGCTGTGCGCGCAGGTGCTGGGCAACGACGTGGCCATCAACATCGGCGGGGCCTCGGGCAACTTCGAGCTGAATGTGTTCCGCCCGATGGTGATCCACAACTTCTTGCAGAGTGTGCGCCTGCTGGCCGACGGCATGGCCAGCTTCAACGAGCACTGCGCCGTGGGCATCGAGCCCAACCAGGCGCGCATCAACGACCTGGTGGAGCAGTCGCTGATGCTGGTGACAGCGCTGAACCCGCACATCGGCTACGACAAGGCGGCCTTCATTGTCAAGAAGGCGCACAAGGAGGGCACCAGCCTGCGGGCAGCCGCCGTGGCCTCGGGCCATGTGACGGGCGAGCAGTTTGACCAGTGGGTGGTGCCGGGGGATATGGTCGGGCGCTGA
- a CDS encoding DNA topoisomerase IB, translated as MPASPQLGTPSSARSSAPAPYPPPGLQGGLVYVSPTLPGITRVRCGAKAFRYRQPDGQWLQDPAEIDRIRRLAIPPAYTQVWICPLPNGHLQATGLDARGRRQYRYHAMWRRQRDEGKFEHMQAFGSALPRIRARVARDLATPRRGPVLTRERLLATLVRLLDTTFLRVGNEEYASTNRSYGLTTLRTRHAQLQGSELRLRFRGKSGVQQETTLNDPQVARVVRRCQQLPGQELFQYEDEDGNLRTLGSGDVNDYLNEISRTAGTTDGERFTAKDFRTWHGTTQALELTRLACTGTGTDTANATDKGLRYSAQAILAEVARQLGNTPAVCKKSYVHPAVLALGAQIASDPSPRSEQVWTRLGGAASPRGLSAAERRLLAFLSKPQA; from the coding sequence ATGCCCGCATCCCCCCAGCTCGGCACCCCTTCCTCGGCACGCTCATCCGCACCCGCCCCCTACCCACCACCCGGACTGCAAGGCGGCCTGGTGTACGTCAGCCCCACACTGCCGGGCATTACCCGGGTGCGCTGCGGCGCCAAGGCGTTTCGCTACCGCCAGCCTGATGGCCAGTGGCTGCAAGACCCGGCCGAGATCGACCGCATCCGGCGCCTGGCCATCCCGCCGGCCTACACCCAGGTGTGGATCTGCCCCCTGCCCAACGGACACCTGCAGGCCACCGGACTGGATGCACGCGGGCGGCGCCAGTACCGCTACCACGCCATGTGGCGCCGCCAGCGGGACGAAGGAAAGTTCGAGCACATGCAGGCCTTTGGCAGCGCGCTGCCACGCATCCGGGCCCGCGTGGCGCGCGACCTGGCCACACCCCGCCGAGGCCCGGTGCTGACGCGCGAACGGCTGCTGGCCACGCTGGTGCGCCTGCTGGACACCACTTTTCTACGCGTCGGCAATGAGGAGTACGCCAGCACCAACCGCTCTTATGGCCTGACCACGCTGCGCACCAGGCATGCGCAGCTGCAGGGCAGCGAGCTGAGGCTGCGCTTTCGCGGCAAGAGCGGGGTGCAGCAGGAGACCACCCTGAACGACCCGCAGGTGGCCCGCGTGGTGCGCCGCTGCCAACAGTTGCCAGGGCAAGAGCTTTTTCAGTACGAGGATGAAGACGGCAACCTCCGCACCCTGGGCTCCGGCGACGTGAACGACTACCTGAACGAGATCAGCCGCACCGCTGGCACCACCGACGGCGAACGCTTTACCGCCAAGGACTTCCGCACCTGGCACGGGACCACGCAGGCCCTGGAGCTGACCCGGCTGGCCTGCACCGGCACTGGCACCGATACCGCCAACGCCACGGACAAGGGCCTGCGCTATAGCGCCCAGGCCATCCTGGCCGAGGTGGCCCGCCAGCTGGGCAACACACCCGCCGTGTGCAAGAAATCGTACGTGCACCCCGCCGTCCTGGCGCTGGGCGCACAGATCGCGTCCGACCCCAGCCCACGCAGTGAGCAGGTGTGGACGCGCCTTGGCGGCGCTGCGTCACCCCGTGGCCTGAGCGCTGCCGAGCGCAGACTGCTGGCGTTTCTGAGCAAGCCTCAGGCCTAG
- a CDS encoding response regulator, which translates to MSPRILVVEDEPDIAAIVVDYLRHAGYTVEHQAEGRAALASLITTPPDLTLLDIMLPGMDGLEILRQARRHTQHPIIMLTARVEEVDRLIGLELGADDYICKPFSPREVVARVKAVLRRTAAAQEPPAHQTTTAALMLDESHWQATLHGTPLGLTRREFKLLQVLARQTGRIFSRAQLLDQAYDDTLDVNERAIDSHIKNLRKKLKAASTDGSDWIRSVYGVGFALDPTAPD; encoded by the coding sequence ATGAGCCCCCGCATCCTTGTCGTCGAAGACGAACCCGACATCGCCGCCATCGTGGTGGACTACCTGCGCCACGCGGGCTACACGGTGGAGCACCAGGCCGAAGGCCGCGCAGCCCTCGCCAGCCTCATCACCACACCGCCCGACCTCACGCTGCTGGACATCATGCTGCCCGGCATGGACGGCCTGGAGATATTGCGCCAGGCGCGGCGCCACACGCAGCACCCCATCATCATGCTCACGGCCCGTGTGGAAGAGGTGGACCGCCTCATCGGTCTGGAGCTGGGCGCCGACGACTACATCTGCAAGCCGTTTTCACCGCGCGAGGTGGTGGCCCGCGTCAAGGCCGTGCTGCGCCGCACCGCTGCCGCACAAGAGCCGCCAGCCCACCAGACAACCACCGCCGCCTTGATGCTGGACGAGTCCCACTGGCAAGCCACATTGCACGGCACGCCGCTGGGACTCACGCGGCGCGAGTTCAAGCTGCTGCAGGTGCTGGCGCGGCAGACCGGACGCATCTTCTCTCGGGCCCAGTTGCTGGACCAGGCCTATGACGACACGCTGGACGTGAACGAGCGCGCCATCGACAGCCACATCAAGAACCTGCGCAAGAAGCTCAAGGCCGCCAGCACAGACGGCAGCGACTGGATCCGCTCGGTGTATGGCGTGGGCTTTGCGCTGGATCCGACGGCGCCAGATTGA
- a CDS encoding ATP-binding protein — translation MPPLRSLVPVPHLTLHRKAFIALAALLLTLLLIFVGFSRLGLQRGLGPYVAEIELARMDWLAERLQSHHTQTGGWDSLRGQAALWGLLTHPGGGPRGPGSARPANGSPPDRTGTAPFAAPPLPPDLALEPSGMAHTPPGSHSGSDIGMAASNGLPPRPPDSLRPLDRRPAPPQRHPDDIYPRLGLLDAQDQLVAGTPPQPWGARLALRGANGQVIGHLVLAPPQGVRSEADQAFLAQHLGFVAWTGLAGLALALLLSGWLARRWLAPVEALATGARGIAQGHLHTRVPVHGNDELAQLARTFNTMAEQLGSIEASRRQWLGDVAHELRTPLAAMRAEIEAVQDGIRPFDDKTALRLHRQVMRLIQLVGDLRASLDVVGTSAPSAQVPVHPLSLLAEALASMRPRLAQAGIDVDTTGLDALTAQGTAQPAPLVRGDAQQLHQVFLNLLENSLRYTDAGGLLRIAARLLPPADGVPQLQVQLDDSAPGVPAHELPRIFDRLYRAETSRNRDHGGSGLGLAICRAIVLAHSGTLTAEPSPLGGLRITLQLPLLDNPS, via the coding sequence ATGCCGCCCCTGCGCTCCCTCGTCCCCGTGCCCCACCTGACGCTGCACCGCAAAGCCTTCATCGCCCTGGCCGCGCTGCTGCTGACGCTGCTGCTGATCTTTGTAGGGTTCTCGCGCCTGGGCCTGCAGCGAGGCCTGGGGCCGTATGTCGCCGAGATCGAGCTGGCCCGCATGGACTGGCTGGCCGAGCGCCTGCAGTCCCACCACACACAGACGGGCGGCTGGGACAGCCTGCGTGGGCAGGCTGCCCTGTGGGGTTTGCTGACCCACCCTGGCGGCGGCCCGCGCGGACCGGGCAGCGCACGCCCCGCGAACGGATCTCCCCCTGACCGCACAGGCACAGCGCCGTTCGCAGCCCCCCCCTTGCCACCGGACCTCGCGTTGGAGCCGTCCGGCATGGCCCACACCCCTCCGGGCAGTCACAGTGGCAGTGACATTGGTATGGCCGCCAGCAACGGCCTGCCACCCCGTCCACCCGATAGCCTGCGCCCCTTAGACCGCCGCCCCGCGCCCCCCCAGCGCCACCCGGATGACATCTACCCCCGCCTGGGCCTGCTGGACGCGCAAGACCAGCTGGTCGCAGGCACTCCGCCCCAGCCCTGGGGCGCCCGCCTGGCACTGCGCGGCGCCAACGGCCAGGTCATTGGTCACCTGGTGCTTGCTCCGCCCCAGGGCGTGCGCAGCGAGGCCGATCAGGCCTTTCTGGCCCAGCACCTGGGCTTTGTGGCGTGGACCGGCCTCGCCGGTCTGGCGCTGGCATTGCTGCTGTCGGGCTGGCTCGCACGGCGCTGGCTCGCTCCGGTCGAAGCGCTGGCCACCGGGGCGCGCGGCATTGCGCAGGGCCACCTGCACACCCGCGTGCCCGTGCACGGCAACGACGAACTAGCCCAGCTGGCCCGCACCTTCAACACCATGGCCGAACAGCTGGGCAGCATCGAGGCCAGCCGCCGCCAGTGGCTGGGCGACGTGGCCCACGAGCTGCGCACGCCCCTGGCCGCCATGCGCGCCGAGATCGAGGCTGTGCAGGACGGCATCCGCCCCTTTGACGACAAGACCGCGCTGCGCCTGCACCGGCAGGTGATGCGGCTGATCCAGCTCGTGGGCGACCTGCGCGCCAGCCTGGATGTAGTGGGCACCAGCGCCCCCTCGGCCCAGGTGCCCGTTCACCCGCTGTCGCTGCTGGCCGAGGCGCTAGCCTCCATGCGCCCCCGTCTGGCGCAGGCAGGGATTGATGTCGACACCACCGGCCTGGACGCCTTGACCGCACAGGGGACTGCTCAGCCCGCGCCCCTGGTGCGCGGCGACGCGCAGCAACTGCACCAGGTGTTTTTGAACCTGCTGGAAAACAGCCTGCGCTACACCGACGCGGGCGGCCTGCTGCGCATTGCGGCACGCCTGCTGCCACCGGCCGATGGAGTCCCGCAGCTGCAGGTGCAGCTGGACGACAGCGCACCCGGTGTGCCCGCGCACGAGCTGCCCCGCATCTTTGACCGCCTGTACCGCGCAGAAACCTCGCGCAACCGCGACCACGGCGGCTCGGGCCTGGGCCTGGCGATCTGCCGCGCCATCGTGCTCGCCCACAGCGGCACACTGACGGCCGAACCCTCTCCCCTCGGCGGCCTGCGCATCACGCTGCAACTGCCCTTGCTGGACAACCCTTCATGA
- a CDS encoding intradiol ring-cleavage dioxygenase, with product MPPLPSLSPTAATAPAPAAEDSPSTRTATSRRLALSALGSLSVATLWGCGGSSDSTSTSTDSGSSTGSGTSTGTGTTTTCSVVPEETAGPYPADGSTASSNTYNVLALSGIVRSDIRSSVGSSTQVSGVPLSITITLTNTKASCAPLSGYAIYLWHCTQDGNYSVYTSNNIADNYLRGVQATDANGTVTFTTIVPGCYSGRMPHMHLEIYPTLASATKAANKIKTTQLAFPTALLGSIYSANSGYSASVRNLASITFATDNVFSDGTDLEMTTMQANSGGGYSANITISIAV from the coding sequence ATGCCCCCTCTGCCCTCTCTCTCTCCGACCGCTGCCACGGCGCCAGCACCCGCTGCGGAAGACTCCCCGTCCACGCGCACCGCCACCAGCCGTCGCCTAGCATTGAGCGCGCTCGGCTCCCTGAGCGTCGCCACCCTGTGGGGCTGCGGCGGCAGTAGCGACAGCACTAGCACCAGCACCGACTCCGGGTCCAGCACCGGATCGGGCACCAGCACGGGCACCGGCACAACCACCACCTGTTCCGTCGTGCCCGAGGAAACCGCCGGCCCCTACCCTGCCGACGGCTCCACGGCCAGCAGCAACACCTACAACGTGCTCGCGCTCAGCGGCATCGTGCGTTCGGACATCCGCAGCTCGGTGGGTTCATCCACCCAAGTCAGTGGGGTGCCGCTGTCCATCACCATCACGCTCACCAACACCAAGGCCAGCTGCGCACCGCTGTCTGGGTACGCCATCTACCTGTGGCATTGCACGCAAGACGGCAACTACTCGGTCTACACCTCCAACAACATCGCCGACAACTACCTGCGCGGCGTGCAGGCTACGGATGCCAATGGCACCGTGACCTTCACCACCATCGTGCCCGGCTGTTACTCGGGCCGCATGCCACACATGCACCTGGAGATCTACCCCACGCTGGCATCGGCCACCAAGGCGGCCAACAAGATCAAGACTACGCAGCTGGCCTTCCCCACCGCACTGCTCGGCAGCATTTACAGCGCCAATTCCGGCTACAGCGCCAGCGTGCGCAACCTGGCCTCCATCACCTTCGCCACCGACAACGTGTTCAGCGACGGCACCGATCTGGAGATGACCACCATGCAGGCCAACTCCGGCGGTGGCTACTCCGCCAACATCACGATCTCGATCGCGGTCTGA
- a CDS encoding TIGR00645 family protein → MSSPQHKPPAPLRPLPSMIFASRWLQLPLYLGLILAQAVYVFHFWVELVHLIEAAFGNAAALQSLVSSIGYKSDFQVTALNETIIMLVVLALIDVVMISNLLIMVIVGGYETFVSRLHLEDHPDQPEWLSHVNASVLKVKLATAIIGISSIHLLKTFINAANYDLKVLMWQTIIHVVFLLSALAIALTDRLMSHSSDSH, encoded by the coding sequence ATGTCCTCTCCCCAACACAAGCCCCCCGCGCCACTGCGCCCCCTGCCTTCGATGATCTTCGCCAGCCGGTGGCTGCAATTGCCGCTGTACCTGGGCCTGATCCTGGCGCAGGCGGTGTATGTGTTCCATTTCTGGGTGGAGCTGGTGCACCTGATCGAGGCCGCCTTTGGCAACGCCGCAGCCCTGCAAAGCCTGGTGTCCAGCATTGGTTACAAGAGCGATTTCCAGGTCACAGCACTCAACGAAACCATCATCATGCTGGTGGTGCTGGCGCTGATCGACGTGGTCATGATCTCCAACCTGCTGATCATGGTGATCGTGGGCGGCTACGAGACCTTCGTCTCGCGCCTGCACCTCGAAGACCACCCTGACCAGCCCGAGTGGCTGAGCCATGTGAATGCCTCGGTGCTCAAGGTCAAGCTGGCCACCGCCATCATCGGCATCAGCTCCATCCACCTGCTCAAGACCTTCATCAACGCCGCCAACTACGACCTCAAGGTGCTGATGTGGCAGACCATCATCCATGTGGTGTTCTTGCTCAGCGCCCTGGCGATTGCGCTGACCGACCGGCTGATGTCGCACTCGTCGGACAGCCACTGA
- the acs gene encoding acetate--CoA ligase — protein sequence MSAPTSAIESVLVENRVFPPSDAIVKAARVSGMAGYEALCAEAEKDFEGFWARQAQGNLQWTKPFTRTLDESNAPFFQWFADGELNASANCLDRHIGTPTENKTAIIFEADDGTVTNITYKELLARVSQFANALKAHGVAKGDRVLIYMPMTIEGVIAMQACARIGATHSVVFGGFSAKAVHERIIDAGAVAVITANYQMRGGKELPLKAIIDEALAMGGCDTLRNVFVYQRTATACNMVAGRDKTFAEALAGQSTECAPVAVGAEHPLFILYTSGSTGKPKGVQHSTGGYLLWAKMTMDWTFDLRAEDVFWCTADIGWITGHTYVAYGPLAAGATQIIFEGIPTFPNAGRFWQMIERHKCTIFYTAPTAIRSLIKAAEADEAVHPARSDLSSLRILGSVGEPINPEAWMWYHKNVGGERCPIVDTFWQTETGGHVITPLPGATPLVPGSCTLPLPGITAAIVDEMGNDVPNGSGGILVIKKPWPSMIRTIWNDPERFKKSYFPEELKGYYLAGDGAVRSADRGYFRITGRIDDVLNVSGHRMGTMEIESALVSKTDLVAEAAVVGRPDDVTGEAICAFVVLKRSRPTGEEAKQIANELRNWVAKEIGPIAKPKDIRFGDNLPKTRSGKIMRRLLRSIAKGEAITQDTSTLENPAILDQLAKAN from the coding sequence ATGAGTGCGCCCACATCCGCCATCGAGTCCGTGCTGGTTGAGAACCGCGTGTTCCCGCCCTCGGACGCCATTGTCAAAGCCGCGCGCGTGTCCGGCATGGCGGGCTATGAGGCGCTGTGTGCCGAAGCCGAGAAGGACTTCGAGGGCTTCTGGGCGCGCCAGGCGCAGGGCAACCTGCAGTGGACCAAACCCTTTACGCGCACGCTGGACGAGTCCAACGCGCCGTTTTTCCAGTGGTTTGCCGACGGTGAACTCAACGCGTCGGCCAACTGCCTGGACCGCCACATCGGCACCCCCACCGAGAACAAGACGGCCATCATCTTTGAAGCCGACGATGGCACCGTTACCAACATCACCTACAAAGAGCTGCTGGCCCGCGTGAGCCAGTTTGCCAACGCGCTCAAGGCCCACGGCGTGGCCAAGGGCGACCGCGTTCTGATCTACATGCCCATGACCATCGAGGGCGTGATTGCCATGCAGGCCTGCGCCCGCATTGGCGCCACGCACAGTGTGGTGTTTGGTGGCTTCAGCGCCAAGGCGGTGCACGAACGCATCATCGACGCTGGTGCAGTGGCCGTGATCACCGCGAACTACCAGATGCGCGGCGGCAAGGAGCTGCCGCTCAAGGCGATCATCGACGAGGCTCTGGCGATGGGCGGTTGCGACACCCTCCGCAACGTGTTTGTCTACCAGCGCACGGCCACGGCGTGCAACATGGTGGCCGGACGCGACAAGACCTTTGCCGAAGCCCTGGCAGGCCAAAGCACAGAATGTGCCCCGGTGGCCGTGGGTGCCGAGCACCCGCTGTTCATCCTGTACACCAGCGGCTCCACCGGCAAGCCCAAGGGCGTGCAGCACAGCACCGGTGGCTACCTGCTGTGGGCCAAGATGACCATGGACTGGACGTTCGACCTGCGCGCCGAAGACGTGTTCTGGTGCACGGCCGACATCGGCTGGATCACTGGCCACACCTACGTGGCCTATGGCCCGCTGGCGGCAGGCGCCACGCAGATCATCTTTGAAGGCATCCCCACCTTCCCGAACGCAGGCCGCTTCTGGCAAATGATCGAGCGCCACAAGTGCACCATCTTCTACACTGCCCCTACCGCCATCCGCTCGCTCATCAAGGCGGCCGAAGCCGACGAGGCGGTGCACCCTGCACGCTCCGACCTGTCGAGCCTGCGCATCCTGGGCAGCGTGGGCGAGCCCATCAACCCAGAAGCCTGGATGTGGTACCACAAGAACGTGGGTGGCGAGCGTTGCCCCATCGTGGACACCTTCTGGCAAACCGAGACGGGCGGCCACGTCATCACCCCGCTGCCCGGCGCCACACCGCTGGTCCCCGGCAGCTGCACGCTGCCCCTGCCTGGCATCACCGCCGCCATCGTGGACGAGATGGGCAACGATGTGCCCAATGGCTCGGGGGGCATTCTGGTCATCAAGAAGCCCTGGCCCAGCATGATCCGCACCATCTGGAACGACCCCGAGCGTTTCAAGAAGAGCTACTTCCCTGAAGAACTCAAGGGCTACTACCTGGCCGGTGACGGCGCCGTGCGCAGTGCCGACCGGGGTTACTTCCGCATCACCGGCCGCATTGATGACGTTCTGAACGTGTCGGGCCATCGCATGGGCACGATGGAGATCGAATCGGCCCTGGTGTCCAAGACCGATCTGGTGGCCGAAGCCGCCGTGGTGGGCCGCCCTGATGATGTGACGGGCGAGGCCATTTGCGCGTTTGTGGTGCTCAAGCGCTCGCGCCCCACGGGCGAAGAAGCCAAGCAGATCGCCAACGAGCTGCGCAACTGGGTGGCCAAGGAAATCGGCCCCATTGCCAAGCCCAAGGACATCCGCTTTGGCGACAACCTGCCCAAGACCCGCAGCGGCAAGATCATGCGCCGCCTGCTGCGCAGCATTGCCAAGGGCGAGGCCATTACCCAGGACACCAGCACGCTGGAAAATCCCGCAATCCTGGATCAATTGGCCAAGGCCAATTGA
- a CDS encoding c-type cytochrome, translating to MKRSLITLALTLSVAAPAMADLALATSKNCMACHAVDKKLVGPAYKDVAAKYAGQKDAVDKLAAKIIKGGSGVWGPVPMPANAQVNDAEAKKLAAWVLTQK from the coding sequence ATGAAGCGTTCCCTGATCACCCTTGCCTTGACGCTGTCGGTTGCGGCACCCGCGATGGCCGACTTGGCCTTGGCCACCTCCAAGAACTGCATGGCTTGCCACGCAGTGGACAAGAAACTGGTGGGGCCTGCCTACAAGGATGTAGCCGCCAAGTACGCTGGCCAAAAGGACGCCGTGGACAAGCTGGCTGCCAAGATCATCAAGGGCGGCTCTGGTGTGTGGGGCCCGGTGCCCATGCCCGCCAACGCCCAAGTGAATGATGCTGAAGCCAAGAAGCTGGCCGCTTGGGTGCTGACGCAGAAATAA
- a CDS encoding TIGR04438 family Trp-rich protein produces MYLLGLSLLVLALKYFEIGPVANWSWWWVMAPFGATALWWAWADSTGYTKRKAMEKMDQRKKDRINKNKEALGIAPRKPR; encoded by the coding sequence ATGTATCTGCTGGGTCTGTCCCTTCTCGTGCTGGCACTGAAATATTTTGAAATTGGTCCCGTGGCCAACTGGTCCTGGTGGTGGGTGATGGCACCCTTCGGGGCCACGGCCTTGTGGTGGGCCTGGGCCGATTCCACCGGTTACACCAAGCGCAAGGCCATGGAGAAGATGGATCAGCGAAAGAAAGACCGCATCAACAAGAACAAGGAAGCTCTGGGCATTGCCCCCCGCAAACCGCGTTGA